In Populus alba chromosome 1, ASM523922v2, whole genome shotgun sequence, a single window of DNA contains:
- the LOC118063543 gene encoding ferritin-like catalase Nec2 has product MATLYFLSTLVLTIVVSVPINVLGSAYCGPVEANDQDLIQFPLNLEFLEAEFFLNGALGHGLDAFEPGFAAGGPPPIGAQKANLDPVTRRIIEEFGYQEVGHLRAIITTVGGVPRPLYDLSPEAFAQLFDKAVGYKLDPPFNPYSNTVNYLLASYAIPYVGLVGYVGTIPYLANSTSRSLVASLLGVESGQDAVIRTLLYEKAYEKVLPYNITVAEFTNAISYIRNELAMCGIRDEGLIVPLLLGAEHRTESNILSADANSLSYARTQPQILRIIYGTGSEYKPGGFLPRGGNGNIARSFLDKV; this is encoded by the exons ATGGCTACTCTTTATTTCTTGTCTACTTTGGTTCTGACCATTGTTGTTTCGGTTCCAATCAATGTGTTAGGTTCAGCATACTGCGGACCGGTTGAGGCCAACGACCAGGATCTGATTCAATTCCCTCTCAACTTGGAATTCCTCGAAGCTGAGTTCTTTTTGAATGGCGCGCTCGGTCATGGACTCGATGCCTTTGAACCGGGTTTTGCCGCAGGCGGTCCTCCTCCGATCGGTGCCCAAAAGGCCAACCTTGATCCTGTTACCCGTAGAATCATCGAGGAATTTGGTTATCAAGAAGTCGGCCATTTAAG GGCTATTATAACAACCGTTGGTGGAGTTCCAAGACCTCTATATGATCTCAGTCCTGAAGCATTCGCACAACTATTTGACAAAGCAGTTGGCTACAAATTGGACCCTCCGTTTAACCCTTACTCCAACACAGTCAACTATCTCTTGGCATCGTATGCTATCCCTTATGTGGGACTGGTAGGATACGTTGGCACCATTCCATACTTGGCCAACTCCACTTCTCGAAGT CTTGTTGCGTCTCTCTTGGGCGTAGAGTCTGGACAGGACGCAGTAATACGAACGTTACTGTATGAGAAAGCTTACGAGAAAGTGCTTCCTTATAACATAACTGTGGCTGAATTCACCAACGCAATCTCATACATCAGGAATGAGCTTGCCATGTGTGGGATTAGAGATGAAGGTCTAATTGTGCCCTTACTTCTTGGGGCCGAACATCGAACTGAGAGTAACATTTTATCTGCAGATGCCAATTCGCTCTCTTATGCACGTACACAACCACAGATTCTAAGGATAATTTATGGAACTGGCAGTGAGTACAAGCCAGGCGGGTTTCTTCCTAGAGGTGGAAATGGCAATATTGCAAGGAGTTTTCTCGATAAGGTTTGA
- the LOC118063544 gene encoding ferritin-like catalase Nec2 codes for MATLYFWSTLVLTIVFSVPINVLGSAYCGPVEANDQDLIQFALNLEFLEAELFLNSALGHGLDAIEPGFAAGGPPPIGAQKANLDPVTRRIIEEFGYQEVGHLRAIITTVGGVPRPLYDLSPEAFAQLFDKAVGYKLDPPFNPYSNTVNYLLASYTIPYVGLVAYVGTIPPLANYTSRRLVASLLGVESGQDAVIRTLLYEKADEKVLPYNITVAEFTNAISSLRNELAMCGIKDEGLIVPLLLGAEHRTESNILSADANSLSYARTQPQILRIIYGTGSEYRPGGFLPRGGNGKIARSFLDKV; via the exons ATGGCTACTCTTTATTTCTGGTCTACTTTGGTTCTAACCATTGTTTTTTCGGTTCCAATCAATGTGTTAGGTTCAGCATACTGCGGACCGGTTGAGGCCAACGACCAGGATCTGATTCAATTCGCTCTCAACTTGGAATTCCTCGAAGCTGAGTTGTTTTTGAATAGCGCGCTCGGTCATGGACTCGATGCCATTGAACCGGGTTTTGCCGCAGGCGGTCCTCCTCCGATCGGTGCCCAAAAGGCCAACCTTGATCCTGTTACCCGTAGAATCATCGAGGAATTTGGTTACCAAGAAGTTGGCCATTTAAG GGCTATTATAACAACCGTTGGTGGAGTTCCAAGACCTCTATATGATCTCAGTCCTGAAGCATTCGCACAACTATTTGACAAAGCAGTTGGCTACAAATTGGACCCTCCGTTTAACCCTTACTCCAACACAGTCAACTATCTCTTGGCATCGTATACTATCCCTTATGTGGGACTGGTAGCATACGTTGGCACCATTCCACCCTTGGCCAACTACACTTCTCGAAGA CTTGTTGCGTCTCTCTTGGGCGTAGAGTCTGGACAGGACGCAGTAATACGAACGTTACTGTATGAGAAAGCTGACGAGAAAGTGCTTCCTTATAACATAACTGTGGCTGAATTCACCAACGCAATCTCATCCCTCAGGAATGAGCTTGCCATGTGTGGGATTAAAGATGAAGGTCTAATTGTACCCTTACTTCTTGGGGCCGAACATCGAACTGAGAGTAACATTTTATCTGCAGATGCCAATTCGCTCTCTTATGCACGTACACAACCACAGATTTTAAGGATAATTTATGGAACCGGCAGTGAGTACAGGCCAGGCGGGTTTCTCCCTAGAGGTGGAAATGGCAAGATTGCAAGGAGTTTTCTCGATAAGGTTTGA